Proteins encoded together in one Bombyx mori chromosome 24, ASM3026992v2 window:
- the LOC101737185 gene encoding deubiquitinase DESI2 isoform X4 has translation MFPSCMSLLSRRSDSQHPRPGQATVVLNVYDMYWTNWYTAGAGLGVFHSGVQVHGSEWAYGGHPYAFTGVFEISPRDERELGEQFRFRQSVHIGYTDFSEEEVRRLVAELGKQFRGDRYHLMNNNCNHFTSAFCMALCSRDIPPWVNRLAYVSSCVPFLQRCLPKEWLTPAALQQSLAAHSPSSSSQHSP, from the exons ATGTTCCCGTCTTGCATGTCGCTGCTATCGCGCCGTTCAGACTCCCAGCACCCTCGGCCCGGACAGGCGACCGTGGTCCTCAACGTTTACGATATGTATTGGACGAATTG GTACACTGCGGGCGCGGGTCTGGGTGTGTTCCACAGCGGTGTTCAAGTTCACGGATCGGAATGGGCGTACGGGGGTCATCCGTACGCGTTCACCGGGGTCTTCGAGATATCGCCGCGAGACGAACGGGAACTAGGGGAGCAGTTTCGATTCAG GCAGAGTGTACATATAGGATATACAGATTTCAGCGAGGAGGAAGTAAGAAGATTAGTCGCAGAACTAGGGAAGCAATTCAGAGGTGACag ATACCATTTAATGAACAATAACTGCAATCATTTCACTTCAGCCTTTTGCATG GCGTTGTGCTCACGCGACATTCCGCCGTGGGTGAATCGGCTAGCGTACGTGAGCTCGTGCGTTCCATTCCTGCAGAGGTGTCTACCGAA GGAGTGGCTGACGCCGGCGGCCCTGCAGCAGTCGTTGGCAGCGCACTCGCCATCCTCCTCTTCGCAGCACTCTCCCTAA
- the LOC101737185 gene encoding deubiquitinase DESI2 isoform X3, which yields MEETSLIDSDNESCGICAMFPSCMSLLSRRSDSQHPRPGQATVVLNVYDMYWTNWYTAGAGLGVFHSGVQVHGSEWAYGGHPYAFTGVFEISPRDERELGEQFRFRQSVHIGYTDFSEEEVRRLVAELGKQFRGDRYHLMNNNCNHFTSAFCMALCSRDIPPWVNRLAYVSSCVPFLQRCLPKEWLTPAALQQSLAAHSPSSSSQHSP from the exons tcgTGCGGTATTTGCGCCATGTTCCCGTCTTGCATGTCGCTGCTATCGCGCCGTTCAGACTCCCAGCACCCTCGGCCCGGACAGGCGACCGTGGTCCTCAACGTTTACGATATGTATTGGACGAATTG GTACACTGCGGGCGCGGGTCTGGGTGTGTTCCACAGCGGTGTTCAAGTTCACGGATCGGAATGGGCGTACGGGGGTCATCCGTACGCGTTCACCGGGGTCTTCGAGATATCGCCGCGAGACGAACGGGAACTAGGGGAGCAGTTTCGATTCAG GCAGAGTGTACATATAGGATATACAGATTTCAGCGAGGAGGAAGTAAGAAGATTAGTCGCAGAACTAGGGAAGCAATTCAGAGGTGACag ATACCATTTAATGAACAATAACTGCAATCATTTCACTTCAGCCTTTTGCATG GCGTTGTGCTCACGCGACATTCCGCCGTGGGTGAATCGGCTAGCGTACGTGAGCTCGTGCGTTCCATTCCTGCAGAGGTGTCTACCGAA GGAGTGGCTGACGCCGGCGGCCCTGCAGCAGTCGTTGGCAGCGCACTCGCCATCCTCCTCTTCGCAGCACTCTCCCTAA
- the LOC101737185 gene encoding deubiquitinase DESI2 isoform X2: MRKKINVTIKPKNSCGICAMFPSCMSLLSRRSDSQHPRPGQATVVLNVYDMYWTNWYTAGAGLGVFHSGVQVHGSEWAYGGHPYAFTGVFEISPRDERELGEQFRFRQSVHIGYTDFSEEEVRRLVAELGKQFRGDRYHLMNNNCNHFTSAFCMALCSRDIPPWVNRLAYVSSCVPFLQRCLPKEWLTPAALQQSLAAHSPSSSSQHSP; the protein is encoded by the exons ATGAGAAAGAAAATTAatgtaacaataaaaccgaaaaAC tcgTGCGGTATTTGCGCCATGTTCCCGTCTTGCATGTCGCTGCTATCGCGCCGTTCAGACTCCCAGCACCCTCGGCCCGGACAGGCGACCGTGGTCCTCAACGTTTACGATATGTATTGGACGAATTG GTACACTGCGGGCGCGGGTCTGGGTGTGTTCCACAGCGGTGTTCAAGTTCACGGATCGGAATGGGCGTACGGGGGTCATCCGTACGCGTTCACCGGGGTCTTCGAGATATCGCCGCGAGACGAACGGGAACTAGGGGAGCAGTTTCGATTCAG GCAGAGTGTACATATAGGATATACAGATTTCAGCGAGGAGGAAGTAAGAAGATTAGTCGCAGAACTAGGGAAGCAATTCAGAGGTGACag ATACCATTTAATGAACAATAACTGCAATCATTTCACTTCAGCCTTTTGCATG GCGTTGTGCTCACGCGACATTCCGCCGTGGGTGAATCGGCTAGCGTACGTGAGCTCGTGCGTTCCATTCCTGCAGAGGTGTCTACCGAA GGAGTGGCTGACGCCGGCGGCCCTGCAGCAGTCGTTGGCAGCGCACTCGCCATCCTCCTCTTCGCAGCACTCTCCCTAA